A window of Bacillus sp. DX3.1 genomic DNA:
TATTAAAAGAACAAAATACAGAAAAACCGATCGATTTCTCATTAATGGGAGCAGGTTTGTTAATTGCATGTACATTCTTTATCTTTGGTGGATTTGCTTCTAAATTTATTGGCATTCCAGGAGCAATTATTATGATCTTTTCGGCAGCACTTGTGAAGTACTTTAAATTAATGCCAGCAAAAATGGAACAGGGAGCATTTCATTTATATAAATTTATTTCCAAAAACTTAACGTGGCCATTAATGGTTGGTTTAGGATTGTTATACATTCCATTAAAAGATGTAGCAGCTGTTCTTTCAGTTGGATATGTTGTTGTGTGTGCATCAGTTGTACTTACAATGATAACGTCTGGTTATCTTGTTGGTAAGGTGATGAAAATGTACCCAGTTGAATCTGCCATTGTAACAGGATGTCATAGCGGATTGGGTGGCACAGGCGATGTTGCAATTTTATCAGCTTCAAACCGTATGGAGTTGATGCCATTTGCACAAATTTCAACTCGTTTAGGGGGTGCAGCAATGGTTGTAACAGCGACAATTTTATTAAAAATGTTTTCGTAATGTACTAGACAAGCTAGCTATGTTTTGACATAGCTAGCTTGTCAAATTAGGGGGAGTTTATTGATATGTTAGAAAGTCAAATTAATGAGCGATCATTATTACTTCATAAAGAATTAGTAGGGAAAATTGAAATTACCAGTAAAGTAGAGGTTAACACAGCGGACGATTTAAGTTTGACGTATACACCGGGGGTAGCTGAATCTTGTAAGGCAATTGCGGCAGATGAAGAAACAGCTTATGACTATACAGCACGCGGTAATATGGTCGCGGTTGTTTCAGACGGAACGGCAGTACTTGGGTTAGGTGATATTGGACCGAAAGCAGCTATGCCGGTTATGGAAGGGAAATGTATTTTATTTAAAAAGTTTGCGAATGTAGATGCATTCCCGCTTTGTCTTGGAACGAAAGATGTAGATGAAATCGTTACCATTGTGAAAAATTTAGAGCCGACATTTGCAGGAATTAATTTAGAAGATATTGCGGCACCACGCTGTTTTGAAATTGAAAAGCGATTAAAAGAAGAAACAAATATTCCGGTGTTTCATGATGATCAACATGGAACAGCAATCGTTGTATTGGCAGCGGTTATTAACGCTTTAAAAGTTGTTAACAAGCAGATGGATAAAGTGAAATTTGTCATTAATGGTGCCGGTTCTGCAGGAATTGCAATTGGAAAATTGTTATTAAAAGCTGGTGCACAGCATATTACGTTAGTGAGTCTAGAAGGAATTGTTTGTGAAGGGGAAGCATGGATGAATTCAGCCCAAATTGAGATTGCAAAAGGAACAAACCGTGAATGTATGCGTGGAACGTTAAAAGAAGCAATTGATGGTGCGGATGTGTTTATTGGAGTATCTGCTCCGAATGTATTAACAAAAGAGCTTGTGAAGACAATGAATGAAGCATCAATCGTGTTTGCGATGGCAAATCCAGTTCCAGAGATATACCCAGAGGATGCACTACAAGCTGGAGCAGCGGTCGTCGGAACAGGTCGTTCTGATTACCCAAACCAAGTGAACAATGTGCTAGCATTCCCAGGTATATTTCGAGGTGCATTAGATGTACGAGCAACGGATGTCACGGAGGAAATGAAATTAGCTGCAGCATATGGAATCGCTAACATCATTACGGATGAAGAACGAAACGCAAATTATGTGATTCCAAATCCACTAGACAAGAGTGTCGTACCAAGCGTGGCAGCTGCAGTAGCAAAAGCCGCGATTGAATCAGGAGTGGCACAAATAACAAAGTTGCCAAGTTATTCTATAGAAAAATAATAAAAAGCAATGTCTTTTTTTGAAAAGACACTACTTTGGGGAGAGATAAGGGATCAAAACAATGATGAAACCTTATCTCTTTTTGTCTTCCTTTTTAAACAAGTACTATAAGGAAAAAATTACAGATTGTCACCTTTCTCTACATTTATAACGATTTGTTCATAAAATTTCTCACCAATATATACATTTAAGAGCCATAAGCCTGGGGATGGGAGTGACATGAGTATAGGAATTTCTTTTGTAGTTGAATCAATCATAGTGGGAGCAGTCCAAGTTCGTTCGGAGGTTTCATTTTGAAAGATTACAGGAGTAGGTGCTGTAGATCCTTGTTTCAGAGCGATGACGGATAATTTGCCAGATGGCATCATTGGATCGAGGAAGAACCACATTTGTTTATTTGGTTCATTCGCAATCCAAGTACCATCTGCAATCGCAACTTTTCCTTCTACAAAGGAAGGACTTTCTTGCCAATTGACATCTTTTAAGACACTAAGGTGAAAGAAGGTGGGAGCATTATTTTGAGGTTTTACTGTTTCAATGGTTTCCTTTACTGGTGATTTGGTTTCTTGTTGTAGTGTAGTACAGCCAGCGATGAGACAGGAGAAAAGTAGAATAATTCCGATTTTTTTCATCTTGCCACGCTCCTACTTTTAGTTGTTATTTCATTATATTTGCTAGGAGACAAGACAATTCCTTTAATCAATGAAAGAGGCCATAATAAACTTATGGCCTCTTTCATTGATTAAATTTGTTCAGTTGTGAATGTAGTTTGCGTTTCTTTCTCAGGCATTGTTAAGAAAATTACAGAGATGACAATACATACACCACCTAATAGCTGGTACGCCCCGAAAGATTCGTTTAGCCAAGTGATTGAAACGATAGCCGCTATAAGCGGTTCAATACTCGATAGAATACTTGTCTCTGTTGCTGATAAATATTTCAGACTGCCGATATAAAGAAGGAAGGACAGTGTTCCGCTTATAATAATAAGAATCAGCATAGAGGACGTATAGAATGTAAGCGTTTGCGAAAGGTGTTCCCATTCGAAGGATCGATTACAAATAAGAAGCGCGATTCCCCCAATTAACATGCCCCAGCCAATAATGAGAGTCGTGCCCCACTGTTTAATAAGTGAAGCAGGATGAAGTGTATAAAAAGCAAGGCCAATTGCGGTTGAAATTCCAAAGATAATAGCTTCTTTAGATAAAACAATATTTTCGATGGAACCATTTGTAATGATAAAATATGTGCCTGTCAGTGCTGCTACGATGGCTAGTACTTGCATGGTAGAAGGTAATTTTTTATGTTGCACTGCAACATAAATTGTAATGAGAACCGGACCTAGAAATTGAAACAGGGTAGCGGTAACGGCATTACTAATATGAACGGTTTCAATAAAGACATATTGTGCTCCCAGCATGCCAAGAATAGCGAAAATGACAAGTTGCATCCAGTGGCGTGGGTGCTGCCATATACGAAATATGTTTTGTTTTTTTGCCATTAAGAAACATAAAATAAAGACGCCAGCTAGTAATAAGCGGATTGTTAAAAAGTTGATAGAGGATAACTCGGTATGTTGAAAGAGCCACTGGATCATTGGACCTGATAATCCCCATAAAGTAGCTCCTGTAATAATCATAATGAGACCAAGTCTTCTGTTATTGTTCATTATTATGATGTTCCTTTCTGTAATTGATTTTTTAAGATTTACATGATAAAAGGTATTATATAGAATTTCTGGCACTGTAAAAAGTATCAGTTTTTCATTTTATAAAGGGGTCAGATAGTATGTTAGAATTAACACCAAATTTGAGTGTGGAGAAAAAGTCTCCCTTATATGTACAGTTATATGAGTATATAAAGACAGAAATAAAAAATGGAGAAATCCCTCCCTTTACAAAGCTTCCTGCAAAAAGAAAGTTAGCTGCATATTTACAGGTAAGTAAAAATACAGTAGAAGCAGCTTATGAACAACTCCTTGCAGAGGGTTATATTGAATCTATTTCAAGAAGGGGATATTTTGTGTGTGAAATTGAACAAATGATGCGCGCAATGGAGAAAGAAGAGTCTGTAAGGGAAATCCCGTATAGAAAACAGGAATATAAATTTGATTTTACGCAAACTGGTGTAGATGCAAATTCATTTCCGTTTTCTATATACCGAAAAATTACAAATGAGGTATGGCAACTAGAAAATAAAGAGTTGTTATTTCTTGGTCATCCACAAGGGGAAGTAAGTTTTCGTGAAGAGATTGCAACATATTTATATGAGTCAAGAGGTGTACGTTGTTCAGCGAGCCAAATTGTAATAGGAGCTGGAACACAGTTGTTAATAAGAATTCTGTTTCAGTTGCTGAAAGGAAGTTGCTTTGCAGTTGAAAATCCAGGGTATCACCGCAAACTGGTTGCCTTTGAGCAAGGGGAAGAAAATGTTCATATGCTTTCGCTCGATGAGGATGGTATTTGTATTCCATATTTAGAAGACAGTGGTGCAGATGTCGTGTTTGTAACCCCATCTCATCAATTTCCATGTGGAATGATTATGCCAATTACAAGGCGTATGCAGCTGCTTCATTGGGCACGGCAAAGGAATGGACGATATATTATAGAAGATGACTATGATAGTGAATTTCGTTACTCTGGAAAACCAATACCAGCATTACAAGGACTGGATACAGAAGGAATCGTGATTTATATGGGGACTCTTTCAAAAGCACTGCTTCCATCACTCAGGATGAGTTACATGGTGCTTCCGAAACAATTGATCGAACTGTATCAGAAGCAATATCTGTTCTATACACAAAGCGTTTCACGAATTGATCAAGAAATCATTAGAAGGTTTCTAAAAGAAGGACATTGGGAAAAGCATATTCATAAGATGAGGGTTGTCTATCGGAAAAAGAGAGATGCTCTTGTTGTAGCAATTGAAAAGCATTTTTCTACTAAGGTCGAAGTAATTGGCGAAGATTCGGGTTTGCACATCTTATTAAAGGTCCATAATGGGATGTTAGAAGAAGAATTAATAGAAAGAGCGGCGGTAAGCAGTATAAAAGTATATCCTGTTTCTACGTATTATAAAGAAGAAACAAGTGATGGAAATACAGTTTTACTGGGATTTGCCATTTTATCAGAGCAAGAGATAGAAGAAGCAATTCAGCTGCTATATAAGGCATGGTTTGGCAGGTAAAGTGAAACTTCCATCAGTTATGGATTTCTTCATCCATAACTGATGGAAGGCTCTCACTAATTGGAATCTTACTGCCTGTTTGAAATGAATAGAAGGTAATAAAAAAATCCTCAATTATGTGAGGATTTTCTTATTATTTTTCTTTATCTAAAAATAAAACCATATGCTCTTCATCCCAATATTGACCGTTATATTTTAGTGAACGCTCTTGTACACCAAAAGTTTTAAAGCCTAATGATTCATATAGTTTTTTCGCGCCATCATTTCCGACAACAACATCAAGTATGATTTGCTCTACTTCTAATTTCTTTGCTAAGTCAATACATGCTTTAATAAGAGATTTTCCAGCACCAAGCCCACGTGCTTTTGGTGATACATATACAGAACCGATTTTTGCTTTATGTCCTTGTTTTACGTATGGTTTCGTTTCCAGTGTCGCAACTCCGATTAGCGTATCCCCTTTAAATGCACCAAGGGTATAGTTTTCGTCTTGTGCTAACTTTTGTGCTTTATATTCAATGGGGCATTCTTTATTAATAATATCTTCGTAAGAAGAACTAAAAGCCTCAGGGTTCTGTTTTAATCCTTCTACACGAAGTTCTAAATAAATTTCTGCTTCTTGTTTTGTTAATACATGAATTTCCAATCGTATCACACTCCAAATCTTTGACAGTTGTAGTTACATTGTATATTGAAATAGTAATAATTTCAAAAAGATAGCTCTTCTTATTAATATTTTAATGTGTTTGTTAATAATTTGCGAATAAATATTAGCTAGTAACATAATAAAATGAAACTTCGTTTAGCATATTTTTAGCTCACACAATTGGGGTCTTACTACCCTTAGAGCGGGAGTCACCAACAGTGGCTCAATAGAGAGACTGCGGGTGATATTACGTAAAATCTATATTATTCGATCGGTAATTCAATGATAAATTCTGTTCCGATTCCTAGCTCACTTTTTACTTGAATAGAACCGTTATGTAACTCAATAATTTCTTTTGCAACAGCTAGACCAATTCCTTTGCCTCCTGTTGCACGAGTCCGTGATTTATCGACTCGATAAAAACGATCAAAAATGTGCGGAATATGTTCCTTTGGAATACCTTCTCCTTCATCTTGCACACATATAGAAAAAGTATGCTCACTTATAAATACATGTATTGTAATAGCTGATTTTTCGGGAGAGTGTTGATAGGCATTGTGTAATATATTCAACATGACTTGTTCCATTCGGCGTTCGTCTATACAAACATCAAGTGCACCTTCAAAACTGAACATAATATTCATTTGCTTTTTGGCAAATGTTGTTCTTGTTTTTTCAATCATTCGTTCTAAAAAGGGCTGCAAAGGAACCTTCTGTTTTTTTATAATAAATTGATGTTGTTCGAGCTGGACAAGGTCGAATAAATCTTGAACGAGTTCTGTTACACTATCTGTTTCATCTTCAATAATTTGCAAATATTCATCGCGTTCTTCTTTAGATAAGGAGTCTCTCTTTGCTACTTTTGCATAACCTTTTACATATG
This region includes:
- a CDS encoding GNAT family N-acetyltransferase; the protein is MEIHVLTKQEAEIYLELRVEGLKQNPEAFSSSYEDIINKECPIEYKAQKLAQDENYTLGAFKGDTLIGVATLETKPYVKQGHKAKIGSVYVSPKARGLGAGKSLIKACIDLAKKLEVEQIILDVVVGNDGAKKLYESLGFKTFGVQERSLKYNGQYWDEEHMVLFLDKEK
- a CDS encoding PLP-dependent aminotransferase family protein: MLELTPNLSVEKKSPLYVQLYEYIKTEIKNGEIPPFTKLPAKRKLAAYLQVSKNTVEAAYEQLLAEGYIESISRRGYFVCEIEQMMRAMEKEESVREIPYRKQEYKFDFTQTGVDANSFPFSIYRKITNEVWQLENKELLFLGHPQGEVSFREEIATYLYESRGVRCSASQIVIGAGTQLLIRILFQLLKGSCFAVENPGYHRKLVAFEQGEENVHMLSLDEDGICIPYLEDSGADVVFVTPSHQFPCGMIMPITRRMQLLHWARQRNGRYIIEDDYDSEFRYSGKPIPALQGLDTEGIVIYMGTLSKALLPSLRMSYMVLPKQLIELYQKQYLFYTQSVSRIDQEIIRRFLKEGHWEKHIHKMRVVYRKKRDALVVAIEKHFSTKVEVIGEDSGLHILLKVHNGMLEEELIERAAVSSIKVYPVSTYYKEETSDGNTVLLGFAILSEQEIEEAIQLLYKAWFGR
- a CDS encoding NADP-dependent malic enzyme is translated as MLESQINERSLLLHKELVGKIEITSKVEVNTADDLSLTYTPGVAESCKAIAADEETAYDYTARGNMVAVVSDGTAVLGLGDIGPKAAMPVMEGKCILFKKFANVDAFPLCLGTKDVDEIVTIVKNLEPTFAGINLEDIAAPRCFEIEKRLKEETNIPVFHDDQHGTAIVVLAAVINALKVVNKQMDKVKFVINGAGSAGIAIGKLLLKAGAQHITLVSLEGIVCEGEAWMNSAQIEIAKGTNRECMRGTLKEAIDGADVFIGVSAPNVLTKELVKTMNEASIVFAMANPVPEIYPEDALQAGAAVVGTGRSDYPNQVNNVLAFPGIFRGALDVRATDVTEEMKLAAAYGIANIITDEERNANYVIPNPLDKSVVPSVAAAVAKAAIESGVAQITKLPSYSIEK
- a CDS encoding DMT family transporter, which translates into the protein MNNNRRLGLIMIITGATLWGLSGPMIQWLFQHTELSSINFLTIRLLLAGVFILCFLMAKKQNIFRIWQHPRHWMQLVIFAILGMLGAQYVFIETVHISNAVTATLFQFLGPVLITIYVAVQHKKLPSTMQVLAIVAALTGTYFIITNGSIENIVLSKEAIIFGISTAIGLAFYTLHPASLIKQWGTTLIIGWGMLIGGIALLICNRSFEWEHLSQTLTFYTSSMLILIIISGTLSFLLYIGSLKYLSATETSILSSIEPLIAAIVSITWLNESFGAYQLLGGVCIVISVIFLTMPEKETQTTFTTEQI
- a CDS encoding DUF4871 domain-containing protein, whose translation is MKKIGIILLFSCLIAGCTTLQQETKSPVKETIETVKPQNNAPTFFHLSVLKDVNWQESPSFVEGKVAIADGTWIANEPNKQMWFFLDPMMPSGKLSVIALKQGSTAPTPVIFQNETSERTWTAPTMIDSTTKEIPILMSLPSPGLWLLNVYIGEKFYEQIVINVEKGDNL